In one Nostoc sp. KVJ3 genomic region, the following are encoded:
- a CDS encoding VOC family protein, protein MPNGTNVQVQRIRAIGLTVTNCDRSLNFYQEALGFELIGDITVEGKDYSDLEGLTEAKIRIVTLQLGDELIELMEYLNVQGKPIPKDSQSNDIWFQHLAIVVSDMDRAYAQVRLFPIEPISVAPQIILPDNEASGGVRAFKFKDPDGHNLELLWFPSDKGQDKWHQNPNRLFLGIDHSAMSTTGYAYAVSDPEQSLHFYRDLLGMQVDSRSLNWRATQSRLDNLPGAKVKITGLRPVQGGLGIELLNYLVPEKGRPIPSDWKSCDIAHMQIEFVVNDIEQVVEILRQNGVKFVSSRIVQFADSSFPYRQGCLVKDPDGHGILLISDDLVR, encoded by the coding sequence ATGCCTAATGGAACTAATGTACAAGTACAAAGAATTCGAGCTATTGGATTAACGGTAACAAACTGCGATCGCTCTTTAAATTTCTATCAAGAAGCACTTGGTTTTGAACTTATTGGCGACATCACAGTTGAAGGAAAAGATTACAGCGACTTAGAAGGACTGACTGAGGCAAAAATTCGGATTGTCACCTTGCAACTAGGTGATGAACTCATCGAGTTGATGGAGTATCTCAACGTTCAAGGAAAACCCATCCCAAAAGATTCTCAAAGTAATGATATCTGGTTTCAACATCTAGCAATTGTGGTAAGTGATATGGATCGCGCTTATGCACAAGTGCGTTTATTTCCTATTGAACCTATTTCAGTTGCACCACAAATAATCTTACCTGATAATGAAGCATCTGGTGGTGTCCGCGCCTTTAAGTTTAAAGATCCTGATGGTCATAATTTAGAGTTACTTTGGTTTCCTAGCGACAAAGGACAAGACAAGTGGCATCAGAATCCAAATCGCTTGTTTTTGGGAATCGATCATAGTGCGATGTCTACGACGGGCTACGCCTACGCAGTTTCTGATCCTGAGCAAAGTCTCCACTTTTACCGCGACCTCCTGGGAATGCAAGTCGATAGCCGCAGTCTCAACTGGCGTGCAACCCAAAGTCGCTTAGATAATTTACCAGGAGCTAAAGTCAAAATTACAGGACTGCGACCTGTTCAAGGTGGTTTAGGGATTGAATTGCTAAACTATCTTGTGCCTGAAAAAGGTCGTCCTATACCGAGTGACTGGAAAAGTTGCGATATTGCACACATGCAAATTGAGTTTGTTGTGAATGACATTGAGCAGGTGGTAGAGATCCTGCGACAGAATGGGGTTAAGTTTGTATCATCGCGGATTGTGCAATTTGCAGATAGCTCATTTCCTTACCGCCAAGGTTGTTTGGTTAAAGACCCTGATGGGCATGGAATCTTACTAATTTCAGATGATTTAGTCAGATAA
- a CDS encoding NADPH-dependent FMN reductase, translating into MSFKTVVFYGSYRSDRQGIKAARFIIDQLKQRNHEVIFVDAKEYNFGILDRMYKEYAKGQAPAKMEELAEYIRTADGFVVVAGEYNHSIQPGLSNLMDHYLEEYFFRPAGIVSYSIGSFGGVRAAIQLRSFLSEMGMSTISSIFAISKIGDSLDETGASQAIALTKKVSQFLDELEWYEEALQRQRKEKGNPF; encoded by the coding sequence ATGAGCTTCAAAACAGTAGTTTTCTATGGTTCTTACAGGAGCGATCGCCAGGGGATCAAAGCTGCCAGATTCATCATCGATCAACTCAAACAAAGAAACCATGAGGTGATTTTTGTCGATGCCAAAGAATATAACTTTGGCATCTTAGACCGGATGTATAAAGAGTATGCTAAAGGTCAGGCTCCTGCAAAGATGGAAGAATTGGCAGAATATATCCGAACAGCAGACGGTTTTGTAGTTGTTGCAGGAGAATATAACCATTCCATTCAGCCGGGATTGAGTAATCTAATGGATCACTATCTAGAAGAATACTTTTTCCGTCCGGCTGGTATTGTTTCCTACTCAATTGGTAGCTTTGGAGGAGTGCGCGCAGCCATACAGTTGCGTTCTTTTCTGTCAGAGATGGGAATGTCTACTATTTCTTCCATTTTTGCCATTTCTAAAATTGGGGACTCTCTGGATGAAACAGGTGCTTCACAGGCGATCGCATTGACAAAAAAAGTCAGTCAATTTTTGGATGAATTAGAGTGGTATGAAGAAGCATTGCAACGACAAAGAAAGGAAAAAGGAAACCCCTTCTAA
- a CDS encoding tetratricopeptide repeat protein codes for MENIPHPNSDNTHTSRHKGFGNQSSKKTKLSNRQQFPKVDQLFAKAVNYHQQQQFDRALTAYQQILAIDPKYIDALTNLGSLLKHLGQVEEAIAIYHQGLALKPESAETWFNLGNALHDIGQLEAAESAFEQTVQLKPNLGVAHFKLAKVLQEQEKLTQAADCYRQAITLMPDSAQAYTNLGNVLKALGELEAAIAYHHQALQLQPNSAQTYYNLGNALTAQEQYESAITTYQQALQLKPDWAEALLNLAVACLALENLEEAEQALKQALVLKSDFSTAHFHLGRLLQKQGDSAAAEVHLRQCWQLQPDEPKTWEALLLALQTQGKYSEAIALLEDCLKHHPDRAIAYYYLGSLYNNLRQFPEAISHLQQALQLDPNLAIAHNNLGYALIQGGQLSGGIESCLRAIEIQPDLAIAYLNQGLALNNQGRVPEAIACFQETLLINPDYHPGNSNLLYALNYSPAHSPATVAAAHHQWGQQVAKVFHQKSLSKVQNRSVERSPARSVPQESPKSQILRVGYVSPDFRQHSVTYFFEPILSHHDPTQVEIFCYANVPNPDAVTERLRSLCPNWRDVYNLDDDQLADLVRLDGIDILVDLAGHTGSNRLPMFIRQPAPIQVTYLGYPNTTGLVNMDYRLTDSWADPPGLTDEYYTEKVIRLPRCFLCYQPSPTAPPVMDVPAKRMGRITFGSFNNLPKITPEVIALWSQILHSVPNSRIILKIRWFDDRPTRDRYLSLFADYGIDSQRVKLVGVIPDPNHHLAFYGNIDIALDPFPYNGTTTTCEALWMGVPVITLAGQTHVSRVGVSLLTTVGLPDLIASTPGEYVTKAVALASDLSMLSQLRANLRQQVAASHLCNAVDHTQRIEAIYRQLWQQSV; via the coding sequence ATGGAGAATATTCCTCACCCGAATTCCGACAATACCCATACCTCTCGTCACAAGGGTTTTGGAAATCAATCCTCCAAAAAAACAAAGCTCTCCAACAGGCAGCAATTCCCGAAAGTTGACCAGTTATTTGCCAAAGCAGTCAACTACCACCAGCAGCAGCAGTTTGATCGGGCACTAACTGCCTATCAACAAATCTTAGCCATCGATCCTAAATATATTGATGCCTTGACGAATTTGGGAAGTCTCCTCAAACACTTAGGACAAGTTGAAGAAGCGATCGCAATCTACCACCAAGGGTTAGCCTTAAAACCTGAGAGTGCAGAAACTTGGTTTAATCTGGGCAATGCCCTCCACGACATCGGGCAACTAGAGGCGGCAGAATCAGCTTTTGAGCAGACAGTGCAGCTAAAACCAAATTTGGGTGTTGCCCACTTCAAGCTAGCAAAAGTTCTCCAAGAACAAGAAAAATTGACCCAGGCGGCAGACTGCTATCGGCAAGCCATTACCCTAATGCCGGATTCTGCCCAAGCTTACACCAACCTGGGCAACGTCCTCAAAGCACTAGGTGAATTAGAGGCAGCGATCGCTTACCATCATCAAGCACTGCAACTGCAACCTAACTCGGCACAGACATACTACAATCTGGGCAATGCCCTCACCGCCCAAGAGCAATACGAATCAGCCATAACAACCTATCAACAGGCACTTCAACTGAAACCAGACTGGGCTGAAGCCCTGTTAAATCTGGCGGTTGCGTGTCTTGCTTTGGAGAATTTAGAGGAGGCAGAACAAGCTTTAAAACAGGCTTTGGTTCTCAAAAGCGACTTCAGCACCGCCCACTTCCATCTAGGCAGACTGCTACAGAAACAGGGTGACAGTGCTGCCGCTGAAGTCCACCTTCGCCAATGTTGGCAGCTTCAGCCCGATGAACCAAAAACTTGGGAAGCTCTATTATTAGCCCTGCAAACTCAGGGAAAATACTCCGAGGCCATCGCCCTGTTAGAGGATTGCCTAAAACACCACCCCGATCGAGCGATCGCTTACTATTACTTGGGTAGCCTCTACAACAATCTTCGTCAATTCCCGGAAGCAATCTCCCATTTACAACAGGCATTACAACTCGACCCGAATCTAGCAATTGCCCACAATAATCTCGGCTATGCCTTGATTCAAGGCGGACAGTTGAGTGGAGGAATTGAGAGTTGTCTACGGGCAATAGAGATTCAGCCTGATTTAGCGATCGCTTACTTGAACCAGGGTCTGGCCCTCAATAACCAAGGCAGAGTTCCCGAAGCGATCGCCTGTTTCCAAGAAACGCTGCTAATTAACCCAGACTACCACCCAGGTAACTCTAACCTGCTGTATGCGCTCAATTACTCACCAGCCCACAGCCCCGCCACAGTTGCCGCAGCCCACCATCAATGGGGGCAGCAAGTAGCGAAAGTTTTCCATCAGAAGTCATTATCCAAAGTCCAAAATCGTTCAGTTGAACGTAGCCCTGCGCGTAGCGTTCCGCAGGAAAGTCCAAAATCCCAAATTCTTCGCGTGGGTTACGTCTCGCCAGACTTCCGCCAACACTCAGTTACCTACTTTTTCGAGCCAATTCTCAGCCATCACGACCCTACCCAAGTAGAAATTTTTTGCTATGCCAATGTCCCTAACCCAGATGCAGTTACCGAACGACTCCGTAGCTTGTGCCCCAACTGGCGGGATGTTTACAACCTGGATGATGACCAATTGGCTGATTTAGTCCGACTTGATGGTATTGACATTTTGGTAGATTTGGCAGGTCACACTGGTAGCAACCGCTTGCCGATGTTTATCCGGCAGCCCGCCCCCATTCAAGTTACTTACTTGGGTTATCCTAATACTACGGGTCTGGTGAACATGGATTACCGCCTCACCGATAGTTGGGCCGATCCCCCCGGTTTGACCGATGAGTATTACACCGAAAAAGTCATTCGCCTACCTCGCTGCTTTTTGTGTTATCAACCCTCCCCGACAGCCCCACCAGTGATGGATGTACCTGCTAAGAGGATGGGGCGAATTACCTTTGGTTCCTTCAATAACTTGCCGAAAATCACCCCAGAAGTGATTGCCCTGTGGTCACAAATTCTTCACTCTGTGCCCAATTCCCGAATCATCCTCAAAATCCGCTGGTTCGACGATCGACCAACCCGCGATCGCTATTTATCACTATTTGCTGACTACGGCATTGACAGTCAACGGGTAAAATTAGTTGGCGTGATTCCAGACCCCAATCACCACCTTGCTTTCTATGGCAACATTGATATTGCCTTAGACCCTTTTCCCTATAACGGTACAACTACCACCTGTGAAGCCCTATGGATGGGTGTTCCAGTTATTACCCTCGCGGGACAGACCCATGTCAGCCGGGTGGGAGTTAGCTTGCTGACTACTGTCGGCTTACCAGATTTGATTGCCTCCACTCCTGGGGAGTATGTCACCAAAGCGGTAGCTTTAGCATCCGATTTATCCATGTTGAGCCAATTACGGGCTAATCTTCGGCAACAAGTAGCTGCCTCTCATCTGTGCAATGCTGTTGACCATACCCAAAGGATAGAAGCTATCTATCGACAGTTGTGGCAGCAGTCTGTCTAA
- a CDS encoding cupin domain-containing protein, whose amino-acid sequence MQNNESYKPTIDYWHVWTDRDGISHQSRCQIQDFIEKGIAPDTSPQWLSNLKQSGATITFTVLPVGWVGNWHENPKPQWIIPLSGCWFVETMDGQRVEMGPGEISFGEDQGTKADVQGHKGHLSGTVGDVPAVLIIVQLEEAATMEQSCRFR is encoded by the coding sequence ATGCAGAATAATGAATCATACAAGCCGACAATTGACTACTGGCATGTCTGGACTGACCGCGACGGCATCAGTCACCAATCCCGTTGTCAAATTCAGGACTTCATTGAGAAAGGTATAGCCCCTGATACCTCACCACAGTGGCTTTCTAACTTGAAACAATCTGGTGCCACAATCACTTTTACTGTATTACCTGTGGGATGGGTTGGTAACTGGCATGAGAACCCGAAGCCCCAGTGGATCATCCCTTTGTCGGGATGCTGGTTTGTGGAGACTATGGACGGACAGAGGGTAGAGATGGGCCCTGGCGAAATTTCTTTTGGAGAAGACCAGGGTACGAAAGCAGACGTGCAAGGTCATAAAGGTCACTTATCTGGAACAGTAGGCGATGTACCCGCTGTTTTGATAATTGTGCAACTCGAAGAAGCTGCGACTATGGAGCAATCTTGCCGATTTAGATGA
- a CDS encoding SMP-30/gluconolactonase/LRE family protein, with product MSESLQIYDDRLLAIVSPNTSLQKLANGAVHSEGPVYFHEDDSVVWSDAHGNRLLRWSPTDNVSVLRDPSDYQNGNYRDLEGRLVACSSGLRAIIRREQDGEWKVLVDRYQGKRLNSPNDLVVKSDGTIWFTDPPYGITEPNQGYGGEQEQPGSYVYRFDPLTGEIYPVVTDMVRPNGLAFSPDESLLYVSDTAAFNIPGGPHDIRVYEVVDDHLKKGRVFAVIEPGQPDGFRVDKYGNVFTSSEDSVQIYTSDGTLLGKILVPEISTNLTFGGKKGDSLFITAGHSLYALDLNTSGVQQ from the coding sequence ATGTCTGAATCCTTACAAATCTATGACGATCGCCTACTTGCTATTGTGTCTCCAAATACTTCACTACAAAAGCTAGCCAACGGTGCAGTTCATAGTGAGGGGCCTGTTTATTTTCATGAGGACGATAGTGTTGTATGGAGTGACGCTCACGGCAACCGCCTGTTGCGTTGGAGTCCTACTGATAATGTAAGTGTCCTACGAGACCCATCTGATTACCAAAATGGTAATTATCGAGACTTGGAGGGTCGTTTAGTTGCGTGTTCGTCGGGTTTGCGTGCCATCATCCGCCGCGAACAAGATGGTGAATGGAAGGTTTTAGTCGATCGCTACCAGGGCAAACGCCTTAACAGTCCCAATGATTTGGTAGTCAAAAGCGACGGCACAATTTGGTTTACCGATCCACCTTATGGCATCACTGAGCCAAATCAAGGTTACGGCGGCGAACAAGAACAACCCGGAAGTTATGTATATCGCTTTGACCCATTAACAGGCGAAATTTATCCTGTAGTAACGGATATGGTACGTCCTAATGGACTGGCTTTCAGCCCAGATGAAAGTTTGCTGTATGTTTCAGACACAGCTGCATTTAATATCCCTGGGGGGCCTCATGACATCCGTGTGTATGAGGTCGTGGACGATCATCTGAAGAAGGGGCGTGTATTTGCAGTCATTGAGCCAGGACAACCTGATGGATTTCGGGTAGACAAGTACGGCAATGTTTTTACCAGTTCTGAAGACAGCGTGCAAATATACACCTCCGATGGGACTCTGTTGGGAAAAATTCTTGTACCGGAGATATCCACTAACTTAACTTTTGGCGGTAAAAAAGGCGATTCCCTTTTTATTACAGCAGGTCATTCCTTATACGCTCTTGACCTTAATACCAGTGGTGTACAACAATGA
- a CDS encoding DUF2555 domain-containing protein: MTTLSISRKEIAAITAAEVEELATRLDLDNYSNAFDGLNDWHLLRAIAFQRPELVEPYIYLLDLEPYDEA; encoded by the coding sequence ATGACAACTCTAAGCATTTCCAGGAAAGAAATTGCTGCCATTACTGCGGCAGAAGTAGAAGAACTGGCGACACGTCTGGATCTGGATAATTACAGTAATGCTTTTGATGGTTTAAATGATTGGCATCTATTGCGAGCGATCGCATTTCAGCGTCCAGAGTTAGTTGAACCCTATATCTATCTCTTAGACTTGGAACCCTATGATGAAGCTTAG
- a CDS encoding catalase, whose translation MTEPQKLTTADGIPVADNQNSLTAGARGPVLIQDFHLIEKLAHFNRERIPERVVHAKGAAAHGTFTVTNDITRYTKAKLFSEIGKKTEVFLRFSTVGGEKGSADAERDPRGFSVKFYTEDGNWDIVGNNTPIFFIRDPLKFPDFIHTQKRNPQTNCKDQNAKWDFWSLSPESLHQVTILFSDRGIPKTYRNMDGFGSHTFSLINAQGDRIWCKFHFKTLQGHQTLTEEESAQIKGEDPDHATHDLFEAIAKKDYPKWRLCIQVMTEEQASKHPDNPFDLTKVWKQGEYPLIEVGILELNRNPENYFAEVEQAAFSPSAVVPGVSFSPDKVLQARLFSYPDAQRYRLGGNYQQIPINQPKCPVMHYQRDGFMALGNNGGSVPNYEPNSAEGTPKEDPAYAEPPNHLGDVTVDRYSHREGNDDYTQAGNLYRLLTPEQQERLAHNIVGSLSQARQDIQMRQLCHFFRADVSYGRRVAEGLGISIDPSMFSATAQPVGNW comes from the coding sequence ATGACTGAACCCCAAAAATTGACAACTGCTGACGGTATTCCTGTTGCCGACAACCAAAACTCCCTCACGGCTGGAGCGCGTGGCCCTGTATTAATACAGGATTTCCATCTTATAGAAAAGCTGGCTCATTTCAATAGGGAACGTATTCCTGAGCGTGTTGTCCATGCTAAAGGTGCGGCTGCTCATGGTACTTTTACTGTCACTAACGACATCACCCGTTATACTAAAGCCAAACTTTTTTCTGAAATTGGCAAAAAAACAGAAGTCTTCCTGCGCTTTTCTACAGTTGGGGGAGAAAAGGGTTCAGCTGATGCCGAGCGTGACCCTAGAGGCTTTTCGGTCAAGTTTTATACTGAAGATGGGAACTGGGATATTGTAGGTAACAATACTCCGATTTTCTTCATCCGCGATCCCTTGAAGTTTCCTGATTTCATCCATACCCAAAAACGCAATCCCCAAACCAATTGCAAAGACCAGAATGCTAAGTGGGATTTCTGGTCACTTAGTCCTGAATCGCTCCATCAGGTGACGATTTTGTTTTCAGATCGGGGAATTCCCAAAACCTATCGAAATATGGATGGCTTTGGTAGCCACACCTTCAGTTTAATTAATGCTCAAGGCGATCGCATTTGGTGCAAATTTCACTTTAAGACCTTGCAAGGTCATCAAACCTTGACAGAGGAAGAATCGGCTCAGATCAAAGGAGAAGATCCGGATCATGCGACTCATGATTTGTTTGAAGCGATCGCTAAAAAAGACTATCCTAAATGGCGGCTGTGTATTCAAGTAATGACAGAGGAGCAAGCATCAAAACATCCAGATAATCCTTTTGACTTGACGAAAGTTTGGAAGCAAGGGGAATATCCTTTAATTGAAGTCGGGATACTAGAGCTAAATCGGAACCCTGAGAATTATTTCGCCGAAGTTGAGCAAGCCGCTTTTAGTCCTAGTGCGGTAGTACCTGGGGTTAGTTTCTCTCCCGATAAAGTTTTGCAAGCTCGCCTCTTTTCTTATCCAGATGCTCAACGGTATCGTTTGGGTGGTAACTATCAGCAAATACCCATTAACCAGCCCAAATGTCCAGTGATGCATTATCAGCGAGATGGTTTTATGGCTTTGGGGAACAACGGCGGTAGCGTTCCTAACTATGAACCCAATAGTGCGGAGGGTACACCCAAAGAAGATCCAGCTTATGCAGAACCACCTAACCATTTGGGCGATGTCACTGTCGATCGTTATAGTCATCGTGAAGGAAACGACGATTATACCCAAGCAGGTAATCTCTATCGGTTACTAACTCCTGAGCAGCAAGAGCGCCTTGCTCATAATATCGTGGGCAGTCTCAGTCAAGCGAGACAAGACATCCAAATGCGCCAACTTTGCCACTTCTTCCGAGCGGATGTTTCTTATGGTCGTCGTGTAGCTGAAGGGTTAGGGATTTCAATCGATCCCTCAATGTTTTCTGCGACTGCTCAACCTGTAGGTAACTGGTAG
- a CDS encoding DoxX family protein: MIYKLGIGVAIAFYLASFNFPQLSPHLLSSLSPTYPDGFPGLALLLLRVSLGWLFILHGYPKITHLRQWAESLKTPVVLCFLSAASMLGGGIFLIIGFLTLLATLPILGSMIFAIYLDISGSKPFVAQDPYLIPEDQYQGPLGKGEPPSWEKAFMYCVMLIAIAVLGPGAYSLDVLIFGR; this comes from the coding sequence ATGATTTATAAACTTGGGATTGGTGTAGCGATCGCCTTTTATCTAGCTTCATTTAATTTCCCACAGCTAAGTCCACACTTATTAAGTTCCCTCTCTCCTACATATCCTGACGGATTTCCAGGATTAGCACTTTTATTACTAAGAGTTAGCCTTGGCTGGTTGTTTATATTACATGGTTATCCCAAAATAACGCATCTTCGCCAGTGGGCTGAGTCTCTAAAAACACCTGTTGTTCTTTGCTTTTTATCAGCTGCATCCATGTTAGGTGGGGGAATTTTTCTAATTATTGGATTTCTGACACTCTTAGCAACATTGCCAATTCTCGGCTCAATGATTTTTGCAATCTATTTAGACATTTCTGGAAGTAAACCTTTTGTAGCCCAAGATCCATACCTAATTCCAGAAGACCAATATCAAGGGCCTTTAGGAAAAGGCGAACCGCCAAGTTGGGAAAAAGCCTTTATGTACTGTGTCATGCTAATTGCGATCGCAGTTTTAGGCCCTGGTGCATATTCCTTAGATGTTCTTATTTTTGGACGATAA
- a CDS encoding alpha/beta hydrolase, with the protein MSLQFITVPPATSQPPAGLIVTLHGWGANAEDVASLLPLLNLPDYQFVLPNAPYPYPYSPIGRAWYDLRVENMYEGLAESRQLLIDFLESLENSTGVPLSRTILSGFSQGGAMTLDVGSKLPLAGLAVMSGYLHPDALTAAKDKIPPTLITHGKYDEVVPLQAALKAQKTLESLGVSVEYHEFDMGHEINPETLKVLRNFVVNIIG; encoded by the coding sequence CTGTCTTTACAATTTATTACCGTTCCCCCCGCAACTTCTCAACCCCCCGCAGGTTTAATTGTCACTTTGCATGGTTGGGGAGCTAATGCTGAAGATGTAGCATCTTTGTTACCCTTACTCAATTTACCTGATTACCAGTTTGTATTACCCAATGCACCTTATCCTTATCCCTATTCCCCTATAGGGAGGGCATGGTATGACCTACGGGTAGAAAATATGTATGAGGGATTGGCAGAAAGTCGGCAACTGCTAATAGATTTTTTGGAATCTTTAGAAAATAGCACTGGCGTACCTTTATCACGCACTATTTTAAGTGGATTTTCTCAAGGCGGAGCAATGACTTTAGATGTCGGCTCAAAATTGCCCCTAGCAGGTTTAGCTGTTATGAGTGGGTATTTACATCCTGATGCATTAACGGCAGCTAAAGATAAGATTCCACCGACTTTAATCACTCACGGGAAATATGATGAAGTTGTGCCACTACAAGCCGCTTTGAAGGCACAAAAAACTTTAGAGTCTCTGGGAGTGTCGGTAGAATATCACGAATTTGATATGGGGCATGAAATAAATCCAGAAACGTTAAAGGTGCTACGGAACTTCGTTGTAAATATAATTGGCTAG
- a CDS encoding GMC oxidoreductase: MINITEHYDIIIIGTGAGGGTLAHRLAPTGKKILVLERGDFLPREKANWSPQEVYQKHRYHTDEEWYDKDGIAFKPQTGYWVGGNTKLYGAALIRLRERDFERVIHKGGISPEWPLKYSDFEPYYTQAEKLYDVHGNLGEDPTEPPHSEPYPYPPVSHEPDMQFLADGIRELGYYPFHLPLGLKLNESDRLNSPCIRCDTFDGYPCLVDAKADADVNAIRPTREMYANFTLLTNAKVLRLHTGESGQEVTSVETEIAGERHWFAGDIVVVACGSVNSAALLLRSANDRHPNGLANSSDQVGRNFMKQLEAAIVSIHLEVNRAKFQKTIAVNDFYWGEPDFPYPMGMVQNTGNVLADMIPAEAPPLMAPFIKLIPQYERHLIAERSVGWWLQTEDLPDPNNRIRVVGDKIHIDYTLNNTEAGDRLIHRWTSVLKSIPQSAKHVLPFSIYPRTHLPDPAVGHQCGSCRFGTDPKTSVLDINCRTHDVDNLYVVDSSFFPSNSGANPTLTIMANALRVGDLIAERLKSQG, translated from the coding sequence ATGATAAACATTACTGAACACTACGACATCATCATCATCGGTACAGGAGCCGGTGGAGGTACATTAGCTCACCGCCTCGCACCCACAGGCAAAAAAATTCTAGTGCTAGAACGAGGCGACTTTTTGCCCAGAGAAAAAGCTAACTGGAGTCCCCAAGAGGTTTATCAAAAACATCGCTATCACACAGATGAAGAATGGTATGACAAAGATGGTATTGCCTTTAAACCGCAGACAGGCTACTGGGTTGGTGGCAATACTAAACTCTATGGTGCAGCTTTGATTAGATTACGGGAGCGAGATTTTGAAAGGGTAATTCACAAGGGAGGGATTTCTCCAGAATGGCCGCTCAAATACTCAGACTTTGAGCCATACTACACCCAAGCAGAAAAGTTGTATGACGTACATGGAAACTTGGGGGAAGATCCAACCGAACCACCCCACAGCGAACCATATCCTTATCCGCCAGTAAGTCATGAGCCGGATATGCAGTTTCTTGCTGATGGCATTCGCGAACTGGGTTATTACCCATTTCATCTACCACTGGGATTAAAACTTAATGAAAGCGATCGCCTAAATAGTCCCTGTATTCGCTGTGATACCTTTGATGGATACCCTTGTCTGGTTGATGCAAAAGCCGATGCCGATGTTAACGCCATTCGTCCTACCCGCGAAATGTATGCAAATTTCACCCTTTTAACTAATGCCAAAGTCTTACGACTGCATACTGGCGAGTCGGGACAAGAAGTTACAAGTGTAGAAACTGAAATTGCAGGTGAGCGACATTGGTTTGCAGGTGATATCGTAGTTGTTGCCTGTGGCTCTGTCAACTCAGCAGCCTTGCTGTTACGTTCTGCTAACGATCGCCATCCGAATGGCTTGGCGAACAGTTCCGATCAGGTGGGGCGGAATTTTATGAAACAGCTGGAAGCAGCGATCGTTTCCATCCATCTAGAGGTGAATCGCGCCAAATTTCAAAAAACCATCGCCGTCAATGATTTTTATTGGGGAGAACCGGATTTTCCTTATCCAATGGGGATGGTGCAGAATACTGGTAATGTTCTAGCCGATATGATTCCCGCCGAGGCTCCGCCACTGATGGCTCCGTTTATTAAACTGATCCCTCAGTATGAGCGCCATTTAATTGCAGAACGTTCAGTTGGCTGGTGGTTGCAAACAGAAGATTTACCAGACCCAAATAATCGGATTCGTGTAGTGGGTGACAAAATTCACATTGACTATACACTAAATAATACCGAAGCGGGCGATCGCTTAATCCATCGTTGGACATCTGTATTAAAGTCAATTCCGCAATCTGCTAAACACGTCCTGCCATTTAGTATTTATCCCCGCACTCACTTGCCAGATCCAGCAGTTGGGCATCAATGCGGTAGTTGTCGATTTGGTACAGATCCGAAAACCTCAGTTCTTGACATCAATTGCCGTACCCATGATGTCGATAATCTTTACGTGGTAGATAGTAGTTTCTTTCCGTCAAATTCAGGTGCTAACCCGACATTAACGATTATGGCCAATGCGTTGCGGGTTGGCGATCTCATCGCTGAACGCTTGAAATCACAAGGATAA